In the Channa argus isolate prfri chromosome 19, Channa argus male v1.0, whole genome shotgun sequence genome, ttttccacaacataaCCTTAACACTGAAAGAGGTTACGGTTGAGATCATGGTACAAAAAATAGGAACGGCGACATAAACAACAGGTATGTAGGTGTGCGTAGTTGTGGAGACAATAAGCAAGTTTATCCCCAAAATATCTTGCATACTCGTATTGTTAATTCCCGacgacaaccacaactgaagTTCCAAATCGAGGCTATGTGAGAGCGCCATTTTGCACCAACATATACATAGCTGAACGCAAGCACATATGAAGCCTTAAAAGACAGCTACTGGCAAACTTTGATGAAAAATCATTCGCAGTTACAGCTCAATAACTAACTAGTTTAAACAAAAGGGAACTTTAATATTACCaggtttaatttaataaataagatctggaatgtattgttttttaatgtttttatattatttaccTCTGAGTCTGAGTTAGTTTTCAAAGCTTAACAGAAAAAAGCAGTTGACAACAATTTAGggtccatttgttttttatttttttacagaaactGTATGTCACATTCGTTGAATGTTAAAACCCACATAAAGTTCTTTcctaaaaagtaaaattgtagGGTTTTAACCAAtataatgcacaaaaacattgtAATCAATCAATCAGCCGACTGAcctaaattataaaaacaaacattgtctTGCATTGCCTGACTTTTGGAACGTTGGAGTAGTTTAATTCAACTCTGTTAATATTACTAGGTTTTTGTTAGATTATACTAGTTGCCATTGTAGAGATACTCACAAAAAAGATAATTAGAGCAAATTTAGGACAATAAGGCATCACTAACATGAACAACAATCTCATTATTCTTTAATTAtaagatatatttttaatatttcatctgaaattatatatttttcttgtttttttgttgctcttttagGAGGCATCCtggtagattttatttttaatctatatAAATCTAGGTAAAGGATTTTTTattagtgtgtgcatgtacattttGCTATAATTGTAATTTGCTGCACAGAAGTTTGGCTCTTATGAAGCTTCTTCCTCAAACTGGAAGGATAGGAGGAAAGGACGGCTGTACCTGAGAACCCAAATCGAAAACACCAAATGAGTATGAACAGAATAAACACTGACTGAACCCATGTCAGTCCGGGTACCGCAAAACTCATTAGAGTCCAATGAAGTGCAACCTTGTGTCCCAGCAGTCAATGAGTAAACAGTAAACATCAGTAGCCTTTGACCCATGCTCTCACTTCtgactgtttttatgtttttgaattttatttctaGATTTTTCTTGAAACataatgtttgaatgtttttctgatCATTGACAGATTGGGAGAAAACTCTAGTATTGTCTCTTAAATGATTACAACTGAAATGAACAATTCTTTTAAATCACTGTTTCATCTGCTGATTATTCCCTCAGCTATTCAATCAATAACCTGAGAAATGGCtgaaaacttattttttaattatttatttgttcaacCAGCAGTGCCCCTCTATATTTGCATTACGACcaagaaatgcatcaaaacacCAAAAGTTTACTAGTTAATTTTCTGTCAGCTGATTGCCACAGCTCACACCTTTAACTGGAAAGGTAGGCTGAGGCCCAAAACATTCAGTTTACTGCGTTACAtgacaaacacaagcacagttGGGTTCACTCTTTCAATGTCAGCAGGACAACATTTGTATACCCTGACACAGTTAGAGGTTCAGATTTTCAGACTGCAGCAATTAATCAACGAAAGTCAATTATAAAATTCTTGCCATTGAATTTTTCACTTAACTGGGTCTGGGTATGTCTGCTGGGCCAGAATTTTGAAGCTCTTCACACTACAATGTGTTTCAGCAAACAGAATAACCCTaatcagcttaaaaaaaaaaaccaagtaTAACCTAACATGCTTTTCAGTAAATCATTGGTTGCAGAAACATATTCACAAAGTACATGCAAACATTTAACTCAGGCAAACACTGTATTTATTCAGCCTCCTAAATAACCATACCATCTTACAGATGTACAGAACCACCTAGATAACCACTGATATAGAGCCTCTCCAATCTTTTCAGTAACCATATAAAGAACTTCCAAAACCTCCACAACCTTAAGTACAAGCTGAACAGCATGAAGATCTACCTGAGCCCTTAAGAGTATTGCCAATGACCACCAGAACCACCTCACCGATAATTTAAAGAACCTCTAGAAACTACTAGAATATCCCATAGCGCTTCCTGAATGACCACAATAACCAACTTTTGAACTTATAGAACACTGTATATATGGCCAAGAACCACCTTTTGATGACTCTCATGATctagaaaaaacaattaattggtACAATAGTAAAACAGTGGTACATGCAGTTATTCTGATTACAATTAACGAAGTTTTACTCATAATAATCAGACCAACTATATGCACTTTGCttaaaaatggtcagacacTTCCTTCCTTGAACTTTCATCGTGATCACGATCATCCTAAAGCTCCATAAAACACACCCTATGTACCACAAGGTCTTCCATGACTTATGAAACCTCCCAAATGACACACAAACCTCCCAGTAACCCCCAAAACTACCAGTAGGACCTCCAGAACCTCTTAGATAACTTCCCAGATGACCATTGTCTTAAATAACCACAAAAACACTTATATGAGTACACAACAAATCGTAGCAATCTCCAGAACCTCCTGAATGATCATGTTAACCACCTTAAGGATATGTAAAATCTCCTAAATAATCTGTATAACTACTCAATTACCTCAAGACCCAGCATCTATATCCTCCTAGAGGAGCACAACAACCTAAAGGTTGAATAGAAAGTTAGCCACCTAATGTTTACTACCACATTAAAATTATCGCTTGATTAATAAGTAATTAATCCCATTTTTAGCTGAAGTTCTATTATCATGAGTCACATGAAAAGCGTCTTAGTCTACAATAATGTGATTTTGCTGTGGtaaattgttaataaataaacagctggTAACCATGATGCTAATTTAATCATGTGTCAGGAACGGGAATCCCACTAAGTATTAATAGTCTAAAAAGCTTTaagacatcttaaaaaaaaaaataaatccatacaTTACCCACACGCCGGGTGCCCCACAAATGATAATGAATATTGCATTAAAAGTGTAAATCAAACTGCAGCGTGGAAACAGCTAGCTCTTAGCCGTTAGCTCCCTTGGACCGCCCAGTTGACTGATCACTTCTctgttagcattagcattagctaGCTGTAAGCGCGCACTAGAAACAGTGCATCCCGGCTCCACGCCGCGCTTATTCAGCGCACACACGTTAAATGTTCACGGCTGGCGTCACCAGCTTTTAACCTTTAACCAAAAACCGAGCAGCAGACATGCACGGGTGTCGAGAAACAGGCAGAAAAGCGCCCTTACTGATTTGATGCaattctctttttcctctccagctTTCCAGCCAACTTAAACCGATCTGATTAAATCCAACAGCGAACTTCTCCGAAAGATAACATCTGTTTCACAAGTCTGGCATATTAATATTCTCCCGCGGAACATTCCCGTTGACCAGGGATGGGGAAAACACGGTTTTTCAGCTGAAAATTGGCGAAAAATTAAAGTTGAAGCGGTCGCTCCGTCATGGAGGCCATGTTTGGGAGCGACCGAAGTACCGCCTGTCAGCACCAGCAGGAGAAGTAGGTCCCAGAAAAAGCTTAGTACCGTACCCGTGAGGAACCGTGCAGCAGGAACAGTCTCTTTTACTCTACGGCGTCATTCACTCAGACCGAGGGTTTAAAATGTGCCGgtttatttgtgtctgtttcacactgcattcatttgtttatgttgtgtaaaaAGTGTGTCTGACCCCACGGAGGGATCTGTTAGAGGGCCGTTCTGGTGAAGCGGTCTCTGTCATCAGACCTGAAGTCCCGGACTGGATCGTGACTGGATTCAGAGTTCGGATCTGGATAACATCCAGATAGGATCCGGACTGCTGCTCAGAATGTAGCAAATACCCAACATATAGTCTTTCAGCGTCATGTTATTATGTGAAAGACTTTCTTAATTGATGTTTTAGAAATCTAAGCCAGATAAAAACTCTGATGGAAGTAGCTACATTGTTTACGCACACAACTACCTATTTTTTCCATTCAAAACTACTAACTGAAATAAGACTTAAGTCTAAATGACGGTTGGAGCTGCTTTAAACTACTTTAGTCAGTTTGATCCTTTAGTTTCGAACCTACTGGTTAGACCTCTTTAAGAGGATAATTCTGAGAGGGCCAACAGGAGTACCTAAAAAGCACTACAACCTTGGAAATCACACCAAACATCTTATGGACCATTAAAACCACCTCAAAGGTCCACTAGAGCCTCCCCTCTGACAAGTACTACTTAATTACTTCTAGAACCTCCTAAATAACACCTATAACTATTTTAAGGGCCATAGATTGATCTTCATGACAACAAAAACTACCTTGTGGAGGTTAAGACCCCTCTAGATGACAGCTAATACGCCACCTATTTTTAATCAGTTGGATATTTTAGTGCAACAGCCAGACCCCAAGAACCCTATAAAGGGTGTGCTAATACTCACCTGGAAGCCATTAGAACTATAACCTTATTTTGGACAAGTAAAACTCAACATAAACTTTTGTGAACATTCTGAACAGTTTAAAATAGCTAATAGTTTCTCTTTATCTTGTACTGACTCATAAGCAGGTTCAGTAAACAGAGAACAACCTGTCCTACTATGCAGCAAACACAATTAAATACCACCTCCTGAATCATAACAGACTTTAATCAAAATCAAAGAGCCACTGTGacattacacatttatatacagAGTGCCCGGTGAGCTGAAAGTAGGAGGTGGCACTTTAGATAAACCCCACTCCTGCATCGGTTACGTAGAAGGAGCTGTTCCGATAAGCCTTTGTCCTGGAGGAGGGGTACGAGGTGCAGTGGACAGTGAAGACCTGCCGTCTTCTCTGCTCCTTACTGCCTCCTGCTGCATTGACTGTGAAGTTTGCAGCTTCTTGCCGGGAGCACAGGAGCCGGTGGGTCACCAGCCGCTGCCAGGGGCGACAGAGATAGGACCGGTCAGAATCAGAGGACGTGGAGGGTTCACTGTTGCTTCTCCTTATGGCATGGCAGGTGGCAAATACAGTGATTCTGTAATCCCTGAGGAGAAACCACAGGTTAAGTTCAGTCCAAGCTCTGTGTATTTACAGATCTAAACCCAACATAGCCCTTCATTCATGGCATAATCACTGTtgggtgatggtggtggagaaTCAAACGTCTCCTCAGTGATCACTACAACTAGCTAAAATACACCTAAATCCACTTCCACATGGACCCCGAGAACATCCTGAAACAAATATAGAATCACTAGAACTACCTAAATGGCTCCACACTGAACAGTAGAACCCCTAATGGATCACAAACTTGTTGGAGAACATTGCAAACCTCTACTGCACGATCTGAATGTCCAAAATTACAACCGGATAATGGATCACTTCAACCTTTTAATGGGCCACTGGTTCCTCATGGATCATTAGAAGATCCATCGTGAACATTAAATGGTCAGTAGCCTTTGCTTTGAACAACTTGAGCTTCATAGTGCATTGAACTGGCCCAATATAACCTTCTATTTCACAAGAGCTTCTTTATATGCTACCAAAAGTTCTAATGGCTTACTAGAACCTCCTAGACCACTTCATCCTAGGTAGGACTAAATTAATTGTTTACCAGACTTCTACTGCTGTATGGATCATTAGGTCACTGTAAAAAAGCACTACAAGCTTTAAACAGACCCCTAGACCAGACCTACTAATGCACCAGCAAAATTCTGTAATGGACCACTATCTCCTTGCGGTTCATTAGAACGTGGACCACTAGAACCTCCTGACAATTGAATATACACCTGAGCAGTCGGCCCAGCAGCTCCGTACACTTGCAGAGCCTCTCCTCCTGCTTAGGAACACTGGCCCCAGCCTCGGCACGGTCCACCCAGTAGAATGCAGAGATGCTATCGATGAGGACGAGTGCCAGGCCGGGCCGCGACGACAAGGAGGTCTCCAGGAAGTGGAGAGTGAGGAGGagctgagaggaggaggagcagtggACAACCAGGAGGCGAGACAGGCACAAACGTAGCACCGCATCATCGGAACCAGCCAAGGGCGAACTGGTAGAGCGAGCTgtagacacagagagacagaactAGGATTTAAGACAAGGAACTACCTCAGACATCAAGCTTCAGTTTCTCATCTTCCCACTATTTTTAATGCGACTCAATTGGAAATCTCCTGTTAAACCATCAGAATATGGACAGCTGTAGTAGGAAAGCTACAAGAAACATGTGGACCTTTAAGGAGAGAAGTGTGACTCCAAGAATACATTTCAGCAAGAAACATCCaatcacaacatcacattctGTCACAGGAGCCACTGATGATGAGCTGAAGTTCACTTTAATCTTCTGGGTCAGTTTTGATTGATATTAGCAACCATGGTATAAATTCTTTCCCATGGCAACTGATGCTTGTTGGTACAGTTGTAAAATTTAAGTTGGAACAGAAGATGGAGGAAAACTTTTATATCAGTGTTATATGTGCCATTTATCATaactgtgttatttttatattattattttcattattttcattattattctaCATTATAAGCATGGTGTGAACACTGATGCATTATTTTATAAGGCACACATGAGTTGCTGgtggaaacaaaagcagaagcTAAATGTTCTATGGGTTGCTAAGTTCCCAGGGTGGAAAGGGGACTTTTAGTCGCTTTACCTCTGTTCAGTCTGTTGTCCAGGATGCTGACCAGTCGTAACATGTCCAGACTGTAATCTGTGTCCACGAACACAACGTCTACCTCCAGACCACCGGCTGCCTTCGGCAACACACAGCGACACAGCAGGTGGTAAAGAAGCTCGGTTTTACCTGAGAAACACACATAACATATTAACAACATATACTCTTAAAAATATGTAAGAGGGACCCTTTACAGAACTCTTGCCTGTAAAGTGAACTCACCTGTTCCCTCTGTCCCATACAGTTCCACCACCTCACCTGAAACCACAAATATGTAAGCTGGTCAGTTACCTAGTTCTGCAGAGCAGGAGTTTTGAGGGTCAGGGTCTTCCTCAAAACTAAATCACAATACATATTCAAATTGTCACATTAAATCAGCTCCTGTTTGCATTGCAGCCATGCAGTCGCAGGGGCCATCATTTTTCTCTTATCTCTAAGGAAGTTTCTTTCAGTTGGACATTAGAGATAATGATATCCTCAGGAAGTCTAACTCACAGTGAACAATATCAATGTGTGTTTCATCTTTGCTCAGATTTGACTGAATAATCACTCTATTAATCAGTGTGAATTTTTAGGCACACTGAAGCAACCAGTCTCTGGTCATGTCAGTCACCATGGTCGGGTCCTCCATCTTCAGGAAACAATCGAGGTTCAATGTCCTTCAAACAGCGACGGCCCTCCAGACGAGCTAACAGCTACAAAGACATACAGCTGGTTATCCACTGTACCATCCACTGCACATACATGGTACCAGCATGGATTGTATTCCTACTAGTACTACTAATAGTCATACCAGTCCTAATAACAGTACTACTGCCGGTACTGACAGTACCATTAACAGAACCATGAGCATTTTTAGTTAATAAAACCCCCGATGAAACAgggcttttactttgaaatctaGCAGCAGCAGTACTGCCGGTGGGAAAAGGTCATATGTTGTATATGCACTTTTACAAGTATTTTTACTGTGCATATATTATTCTTACAGgacataatatatatttaaacagaGAAAGGTTCAGACtataagttttaaataaatataaatgatttgtagtttttttccgGTCACTTTGCATCTGATTTAACAGTTAGACAATTTTCcttaaaagacacaaacttGGTCAATTGGTCTATTTCACTAAATTTACGAACAAACACCGATTATGACGCTATTGCCTCACCTGAACGCCGCTTTCAGTCATATCGGTGACAACTTCATCTTCAGAAACACAACAGCGCTGCTGGTGTTTGaacacacttcctgtttctgcggCATTACCGTAAAGGACGGTGAGTGGAAGGTTACCGTAATGTTTCCGACGCGCACCTACTTTTAACATTATCGCTCGGattattaaaaagacaataattaagtatttaaacaattttatggtttgttttaaaatctgttatATTGTCAAAACAATCATGACATCTCAGATTTTATGGTTAAAGTTTTATTCCTGGTGAGTAATATTCTCCAAGTCATTTAAGTTTAAAAGCTTTGTCAAACATAAAAGAGCTATTGTCCCGCATTGTCCGTTTTTACTAACAGAAACTCCAGCAGcttttaatgttattaaaaaacataaaacatagttttattttgtaaagtagaAACCGATGAGTATGAACTGCTGATTTacagtcacattttattacatttgttaaacaataaacatacatttaataaaaacattttctggcaGCAACTAATACGGAAGCAGAGAGTGGTCAAGAATGCAGTTATCTTTTTTATTTCGTTATCTTGTGAAAACCGgataattattttgtttaagcTCATCATCAAAAAGCCTATATTCAATGTGCAAAATTACACATTCCTTACACAAACGTTGAAGGATAAAGCACTAGTTGGAATCCACAGAAGCTCAGCCATTCATTCAGATTTTGATAAATTGTCTAATTTCCACAAGAAAACAAgctttgttatttaaagataacaagaaaaattatttagctatcacaatattaaaaaatggcTGTGTTTGACTTCCATATAATAAGACAGCAATGTGACAAAATAACATCTGAGACAGAGGCAATTTTCACAATAAAGGTTTGAAAATaattagtttctataataaagtCTCGTAGTGTTTTCTGTGGGTCAGCAGAAATATGACAAATCccaaaaactaaactaacttGAAAATACGGTAAATacacatataaatacaaaagATACATCAA is a window encoding:
- the xrcc2 gene encoding DNA repair protein XRCC2 isoform X1; its protein translation is MLMVLLMVLSVPAVVLLLGLLLARLEGRRCLKDIEPRLFPEDGGPDHGEVVELYGTEGTGKTELLYHLLCRCVLPKAAGGLEVDVVFVDTDYSLDMLRLVSILDNRLNRARSTSSPLAGSDDAVLRLCLSRLLVVHCSSSSQLLLTLHFLETSLSSRPGLALVLIDSISAFYWVDRAEAGASVPKQEERLCKCTELLGRLLRDYRITVFATCHAIRRSNSEPSTSSDSDRSYLCRPWQRLVTHRLLCSRQEAANFTVNAAGGSKEQRRRQVFTVHCTSYPSSRTKAYRNSSFYVTDAGVGFI
- the xrcc2 gene encoding DNA repair protein XRCC2 isoform X2, producing the protein MTESGVQLLARLEGRRCLKDIEPRLFPEDGGPDHGEVVELYGTEGTGKTELLYHLLCRCVLPKAAGGLEVDVVFVDTDYSLDMLRLVSILDNRLNRARSTSSPLAGSDDAVLRLCLSRLLVVHCSSSSQLLLTLHFLETSLSSRPGLALVLIDSISAFYWVDRAEAGASVPKQEERLCKCTELLGRLLRDYRITVFATCHAIRRSNSEPSTSSDSDRSYLCRPWQRLVTHRLLCSRQEAANFTVNAAGGSKEQRRRQVFTVHCTSYPSSRTKAYRNSSFYVTDAGVGFI